From one Micromonospora siamensis genomic stretch:
- a CDS encoding alpha/beta hydrolase family protein produces MPGPLTRALLAVALLTVGLAGCSGDPAPAPRPAAPAAPAAPPATTTPTVPAPRVAEGHAPTRSFAVGVRQLKLNRGGDRPLPVTIWYPARGTAGGSAERSAPAASGRFPVVMFSHGLGGEPADYAALLTRWAAAGFVVAAPAFPHTRKGADGTVLDVLNQPADVSYALTKVLALDGAAGDPLRGRLATDRVAAAGHSAGGVTTIGLFTAGRDERLDAGVVFAGTGLGVGTAFAGAAAPQLFVHGRADEVVAYAAGKAVYDAVPWPKAMLSLTKGDHGRALLTDGAALRVVADTTVEFLRWTLYGDTAAKDRMPAEARQGNLATLDDHL; encoded by the coding sequence ATGCCCGGCCCCCTCACCCGCGCCCTGCTCGCCGTCGCCCTGCTGACCGTCGGGCTGGCCGGCTGCTCGGGCGACCCCGCCCCCGCCCCGCGTCCCGCCGCACCCGCCGCACCCGCCGCGCCGCCGGCCACCACGACACCCACCGTGCCGGCCCCTCGGGTGGCAGAGGGGCACGCCCCCACCCGGAGCTTCGCCGTCGGCGTACGCCAGTTGAAGCTGAACCGCGGCGGCGACCGGCCCCTGCCGGTGACCATCTGGTACCCGGCCCGGGGCACGGCCGGCGGGTCGGCGGAGCGGTCCGCCCCGGCGGCGTCCGGGCGGTTCCCGGTGGTGATGTTCAGCCACGGGCTCGGCGGTGAGCCGGCCGACTACGCCGCGCTGCTGACCCGCTGGGCGGCGGCCGGGTTCGTGGTGGCCGCGCCGGCCTTCCCGCACACCCGCAAGGGCGCCGACGGCACCGTGCTCGACGTGCTGAACCAGCCGGCCGACGTGTCGTACGCGCTGACCAAGGTGCTCGCCCTCGACGGGGCCGCCGGCGACCCGCTGCGCGGCCGGCTGGCCACCGACCGGGTGGCCGCGGCCGGGCACTCGGCCGGCGGGGTGACCACCATCGGGTTGTTCACCGCGGGCCGTGACGAGCGGCTGGACGCCGGGGTGGTCTTCGCCGGCACCGGGCTGGGCGTCGGTACGGCCTTCGCCGGGGCAGCCGCCCCGCAGCTGTTCGTGCACGGCCGCGCCGACGAGGTGGTCGCCTACGCCGCCGGCAAGGCCGTCTACGACGCGGTGCCCTGGCCGAAGGCCATGCTCAGCCTGACGAAGGGCGACCACGGCCGGGCGCTGCTCACCGACGGCGCGGCGCTGCGGGTGGTCGCCGACACCACCGTCGAGTTCCTCCGCTGGACGCTCTACGGCGACACGGCGGCGAAGGACCGGATGCCCGCCGAGGCCCGCCAGGGCAACCTGGCGACCCTCGACGACCACCTCTGA
- a CDS encoding zinc-binding dehydrogenase, which translates to MRAAYASAFDADNPLAALTVGERPEPTHPQDDWVTVQVRASSLNHHDLWSLRGVGLTGDQLPMILGCDAVGEDPEGNHVVIYPVVPTPGDPRGMSILSEHFPGTFAERVAVPRMNLLPLPAGLSVTDAACLPTAWLTAWRMLTTKGRADEAESVLVQGAGGGVATAAVALGHALGKRVYATSRDAAKRDRITELGATALEPGARLPERVDLVIETVGAATFDHSLKSAAPGARIVVSGATAGHEPKVNLRRVFAMQLEILGTSMGTPGELTELLAFCAEHEVRPVVDSVVPFSRVEEAFARLNSGDVFGKVVIDHSV; encoded by the coding sequence ATGCGTGCCGCCTATGCCTCGGCCTTCGACGCCGACAACCCGCTCGCCGCGCTCACCGTCGGCGAGCGGCCCGAGCCGACCCACCCGCAGGACGACTGGGTCACCGTGCAGGTGCGGGCCAGCTCGCTGAACCACCACGACCTGTGGTCGCTGCGCGGCGTCGGGCTCACCGGCGACCAGCTGCCGATGATCCTCGGCTGCGACGCGGTGGGGGAGGACCCGGAGGGCAACCACGTGGTGATCTACCCGGTGGTACCCACCCCGGGCGACCCGCGCGGGATGTCGATCCTCTCCGAGCACTTCCCCGGCACCTTCGCCGAGCGGGTGGCCGTACCCCGGATGAACCTGCTGCCGCTGCCGGCGGGCCTGTCGGTCACCGACGCGGCGTGCCTGCCCACGGCCTGGCTGACCGCGTGGCGGATGCTCACCACCAAGGGCCGGGCCGACGAGGCCGAGTCGGTCCTGGTGCAGGGCGCGGGCGGCGGCGTCGCCACCGCGGCCGTCGCGCTCGGCCACGCGTTGGGCAAGCGGGTGTACGCGACCAGCCGCGACGCCGCCAAGCGGGACCGGATCACCGAGCTGGGCGCGACCGCCCTGGAGCCGGGGGCGCGGCTGCCGGAGCGGGTCGACCTGGTGATCGAGACCGTCGGCGCGGCTACCTTCGACCACTCGCTGAAGTCGGCGGCCCCGGGGGCCCGGATCGTCGTCTCCGGGGCGACCGCCGGCCACGAGCCCAAGGTCAACCTGCGCCGGGTCTTCGCCATGCAGCTGGAGATCCTCGGCACCTCGATGGGCACGCCGGGGGAGTTGACCGAGCTGCTGGCGTTCTGCGCCGAGCACGAGGTGCGCCCGGTGGTGGACAGCGTGGTGCCGTTCAGCCGGGTCGAGGAGGCGTTCGCCCGGCTGAACTCCGGCGACGTCTTCGGCAAGGTGGTCATCGACCACAGCGTCTGA
- a CDS encoding NAD(P)-dependent malic enzyme, translating to MSSSVPDPADPVFRLHVGGKLAVASTVPLTSREDLSLAYTPGVARVCEAIAADPALADDYTWVSHTVAVVTDGSAVLGLGNIGPRAALPVMEGKAVLFKQFAGVDAVPICLDTQDVDEIVATVKALAPSFGGINLEDISAPRCFEVERRLDDELPIPVFHDDQHGTAIVVLAALRNAATLLDRKLGDLRVAVSGAGAAGVAVTKMLIAGGVNPGQVVVCDSKGIIGRHRELTGTKAELAELTNAEGRQGDVTEALRGADVLVGVSGGRIPEEAVAGMAPGGIVFALANPTPEVHPEVAARHVAVVATGRSDYPNQINNVLAFPGVFRGALDARATRITDGMKVAAADAIAGVVDGALSADAIVPSPLDPRVAPAVAEAVAEAARRDGVARA from the coding sequence ATGTCTTCGTCCGTCCCGGACCCCGCCGATCCCGTCTTCCGGTTGCACGTCGGCGGCAAGCTCGCCGTCGCCTCGACCGTCCCGCTGACCAGCCGGGAGGACCTCTCCCTCGCGTACACCCCGGGGGTGGCCCGGGTCTGCGAGGCGATCGCCGCCGACCCGGCCCTCGCCGACGACTACACCTGGGTGTCGCACACCGTCGCCGTGGTGACCGACGGGTCGGCCGTACTCGGGCTGGGCAACATCGGCCCGCGCGCCGCGCTGCCGGTGATGGAGGGCAAGGCGGTGCTGTTCAAGCAGTTCGCCGGCGTGGACGCCGTGCCGATCTGCCTGGACACCCAGGACGTGGACGAGATCGTGGCGACGGTGAAGGCGCTCGCCCCGTCGTTCGGTGGGATCAACCTGGAGGACATCAGCGCCCCGCGCTGCTTCGAGGTGGAACGCCGGCTCGACGACGAGCTGCCCATTCCGGTGTTCCACGACGACCAGCACGGCACCGCGATCGTGGTGCTGGCCGCGCTGCGCAACGCCGCCACCCTGCTCGACCGCAAGCTCGGCGACCTGCGGGTGGCGGTCAGCGGCGCCGGTGCGGCCGGCGTGGCGGTGACGAAGATGCTGATCGCCGGGGGCGTCAACCCGGGCCAGGTGGTGGTCTGCGACTCCAAGGGGATCATCGGCCGGCACCGGGAACTCACCGGCACCAAGGCCGAGCTGGCCGAGCTCACCAACGCCGAGGGCCGCCAGGGCGACGTCACCGAGGCGCTGCGCGGCGCGGACGTGCTGGTCGGGGTCTCCGGCGGCCGGATCCCCGAGGAAGCGGTCGCCGGGATGGCCCCCGGCGGCATCGTCTTCGCGCTGGCCAACCCCACCCCCGAGGTGCACCCCGAGGTGGCGGCCCGGCACGTCGCGGTGGTCGCCACCGGCCGCAGCGACTATCCCAACCAGATCAACAACGTGCTCGCCTTCCCGGGCGTGTTCCGCGGCGCGCTGGACGCCCGGGCCACCCGGATCACCGACGGGATGAAGGTGGCCGCCGCGGACGCCATCGCCGGGGTGGTCGACGGGGCGCTGAGCGCCGACGCGATCGTGCCCTCTCCGCTGGACCCGCGGGTCGCGCCCGCCGTGGCCGAGGCGGTCGCCGAGGCCGCCCGCCGCGACGGCGTCGCCCGCGCCTGA
- a CDS encoding S24/S26 family peptidase produces MRPDEGPAPPRLRGLLVPVLVTGPSMAPTLRHGDAVLVRPGDRRVRPGDVVVAVFRSRPGLLVVKRVDRRDGDAWWLRGDNDLVTDDSRAYGPADVHGRVVARWWPRPGRVRATRG; encoded by the coding sequence ATGCGCCCCGACGAGGGACCCGCGCCGCCCCGGCTCCGCGGCCTCCTGGTGCCCGTGCTGGTCACCGGGCCGTCCATGGCGCCCACGCTGCGCCACGGCGACGCCGTCCTGGTCCGGCCGGGCGACCGGCGGGTACGCCCCGGCGACGTGGTGGTCGCCGTGTTCCGCAGCCGCCCCGGCCTCCTGGTGGTCAAGCGCGTCGACCGGCGCGACGGCGACGCCTGGTGGCTGCGCGGCGACAACGACCTGGTCACCGACGACTCCCGGGCGTACGGGCCGGCCGACGTGCACGGCCGGGTGGTGGCCCGGTGGTGGCCCCGGCCAGGGCGGGTACGGGCGACGCGGGGCTGA
- the sodN gene encoding superoxide dismutase, Ni — translation MRLPRILTPRVTASAHCDLPCGVYDPAQARIEAESVKMICEKYQSNTDPEFRTRAILIKEQRAELVKHHLWVLWTDYFKPAHFEKYPHLHQLFNEATKAAGAAGAKGATDPAKADELLQKIDEISKIFWETKKA, via the coding sequence ATGCGCCTTCCTCGCATCCTTACGCCCCGCGTGACCGCCAGCGCCCACTGCGACCTGCCGTGCGGCGTCTACGACCCGGCCCAGGCCCGGATCGAGGCCGAGTCCGTCAAAATGATCTGCGAGAAGTACCAGTCGAACACCGACCCGGAGTTCCGCACCCGCGCGATCCTGATCAAGGAGCAGCGGGCCGAGCTGGTCAAGCACCATCTCTGGGTGCTCTGGACCGACTACTTCAAGCCGGCCCACTTCGAGAAGTACCCGCACCTGCACCAGCTCTTCAACGAGGCCACCAAGGCGGCCGGCGCGGCCGGCGCCAAGGGTGCGACCGACCCGGCGAAGGCCGACGAGCTGCTGCAGAAGATCGACGAGATCTCGAAGATCTTCTGGGAGACCAAGAAGGCGTGA
- a CDS encoding GNAT family N-acetyltransferase, which translates to MVHELAAYERAPEQCHLTEEQLRAALFGPSPALFGHVAADAGGQPVGFALWFLNFSTWAGGHGIYLEDLYVRPALRGSGAGRALMAALAAVCVERGYQRLDWSMLDWNPAARFYAAIGATQLQEWVSYRLAGPALDALAAELTGPPAAGATLTARPGPGTGRVPDRGDAA; encoded by the coding sequence ATGGTGCACGAGCTGGCCGCGTACGAGCGCGCCCCGGAGCAGTGCCACCTCACCGAGGAGCAGCTGCGGGCCGCGCTGTTCGGCCCGTCGCCGGCGCTCTTCGGGCACGTGGCGGCGGACGCCGGCGGCCAGCCGGTCGGCTTCGCGCTCTGGTTCCTCAACTTCTCCACCTGGGCCGGCGGGCACGGCATCTACCTCGAGGACCTGTACGTCCGCCCGGCGTTGCGGGGCAGCGGGGCCGGTCGGGCGCTGATGGCCGCCCTGGCCGCGGTCTGTGTCGAGCGCGGCTACCAGCGGCTGGACTGGTCGATGCTCGACTGGAATCCGGCCGCCCGCTTCTACGCCGCGATCGGCGCCACGCAGCTCCAGGAGTGGGTGTCGTACCGGCTCGCCGGCCCGGCGCTGGACGCGCTGGCCGCCGAGCTGACCGGGCCGCCGGCCGCGGGGGCGACGCTCACCGCCCGCCCCGGACCGGGTACGGGTAGAGTCCCCGACCGGGGGGATGCGGCGTGA
- a CDS encoding ATP-binding protein codes for MTQLTGRPTIDDDVVHLTVPADGGYLGVLRTATAGLAARLQFALDEIEDLRIAVDEACAMLLAIATRDAELDCRFAVTDDALGVEVTVPTVRGATLPSESSFAWKVLTALTTDAAATASNGRATISLLSRRSSGW; via the coding sequence GTGACTCAACTGACCGGACGGCCGACCATCGACGACGACGTGGTCCACCTGACCGTGCCCGCCGACGGCGGCTACCTCGGCGTGCTCCGCACGGCCACGGCCGGGCTCGCGGCCCGGCTCCAGTTCGCCCTCGACGAGATCGAGGATCTGCGCATCGCGGTCGACGAGGCCTGCGCGATGCTGCTCGCCATCGCCACCCGGGACGCCGAACTGGACTGCCGGTTCGCCGTCACCGACGACGCGTTGGGCGTGGAGGTCACCGTGCCGACCGTGCGCGGCGCGACCCTGCCCTCGGAGTCCTCGTTCGCGTGGAAGGTGCTGACCGCGTTGACCACCGACGCGGCGGCGACCGCCTCGAACGGCCGGGCGACCATCTCCCTGCTCAGCCGGCGTTCCTCCGGCTGGTGA
- a CDS encoding diacylglycerol/lipid kinase family protein yields the protein MRAVLVVNPKATTTSERSRDVLVRALRSEVDLSVRYTRRRGHATTLAREAAEEGVDVVVTLGGDGTVNEVVNGLMAGLPATPDGGTPAQRLPALATVPGGSTNVFARALGLPREWPEGTSMILEGLRLGRSRTIGLGRADDRYFTFCAGFGVDAAVIHRVEQARRRGRVSTPALYMRSTFAQYFFSSDRRHPAISLERPGEQAEEELATVIIQNTAPWTYLGEREINPNPEASFDLGLDVLALRRLRVASTARTVTQSVARHADPRGRQVLRLHDVPEFTLVSARPQAFQLDGDYLGERQKVRFASVPDALRVIC from the coding sequence ATGCGGGCCGTCCTGGTGGTCAATCCGAAGGCCACCACCACCAGTGAGCGCAGCCGGGACGTGCTGGTCCGGGCGCTGCGCAGTGAGGTCGACCTCTCCGTCCGGTACACCCGGCGGCGGGGTCACGCCACCACCCTGGCCCGCGAGGCGGCCGAGGAGGGCGTCGACGTGGTGGTCACCCTCGGTGGTGACGGCACGGTGAACGAGGTGGTGAACGGCCTGATGGCCGGGCTGCCCGCCACTCCGGACGGCGGTACGCCGGCGCAGCGCCTGCCCGCCCTGGCGACCGTGCCGGGCGGCTCCACGAACGTCTTCGCGCGCGCCCTGGGGCTGCCCCGGGAGTGGCCGGAGGGCACCTCGATGATCCTGGAGGGCCTGCGCCTGGGCCGGTCGCGGACGATCGGCCTGGGCCGGGCGGACGACCGGTACTTCACCTTCTGCGCCGGCTTCGGGGTGGACGCCGCGGTGATCCACCGGGTGGAGCAGGCGCGGCGCCGCGGGCGGGTGTCCACGCCGGCGCTCTACATGCGCTCGACGTTCGCGCAGTACTTCTTCTCCTCCGACCGGCGCCATCCGGCGATCAGCCTGGAGCGGCCGGGCGAGCAGGCCGAGGAGGAGCTGGCCACGGTGATCATCCAGAACACCGCGCCGTGGACGTACCTGGGCGAGCGGGAGATCAACCCGAATCCAGAGGCGTCGTTCGACCTGGGTCTGGACGTGCTGGCGCTGCGCCGACTGCGAGTGGCCAGCACGGCACGGACGGTGACCCAGTCAGTGGCGCGACACGCCGATCCCCGTGGCCGCCAGGTGCTCCGGCTGCACGACGTGCCGGAGTTCACGCTGGTCTCGGCCCGTCCACAGGCTTTTCAGCTGGACGGGGACTATCTTGGCGAGCGGCAGAAAGTTAGATTCGCATCCGTTCCGGACGCACTGAGAGTAATCTGCTAG
- a CDS encoding WhiB family transcriptional regulator produces MDWRHDAVCRDEDPELFFPIGTSGPALLQVEQAKAVCRRCPVTDSCLQWALESGQDAGVWGGMSEEERRAVKRRGGLRVLRAHSA; encoded by the coding sequence ATGGACTGGCGCCACGATGCCGTCTGCCGCGACGAGGACCCGGAGCTGTTCTTCCCGATCGGGACGTCCGGTCCGGCTCTGCTGCAGGTGGAGCAGGCCAAGGCCGTCTGCCGGCGTTGCCCGGTGACGGACAGTTGCCTTCAGTGGGCGCTGGAGTCCGGTCAGGACGCCGGCGTCTGGGGCGGGATGAGTGAAGAGGAGCGCCGCGCGGTCAAGCGCCGCGGCGGGCTCCGGGTGCTGCGCGCCCACTCCGCCTGA